The Ahaetulla prasina isolate Xishuangbanna chromosome 4, ASM2864084v1, whole genome shotgun sequence genome has a window encoding:
- the LOC131198472 gene encoding brain-specific angiogenesis inhibitor 1-associated protein 2-like isoform X2 has protein sequence MSRSEEVNRLTENVYRVILDQFNPSLRNFVTMGKSYQKSLSGVTVAAKGYFDALVKLGELASDSQGSKELGDTLFQMAEVHRQMQVQLEETLKFFHSEMLSQLEHKLELDIKYLMATLKKYQAEHRAKTESIEKCQTELKKLRKKCQNSKNPMKYGDREVQYVEIMSAKQSDLDQFVAEGYKAALTEERRRYSFLVDRQCAVSKHFSNYHNKVRELLSGRLPVWQTSCTQPTRLPERALALVKLTSNNTTAGISVSKTPEEPLELGQNQRSSIKEGTLLLNGDLRRGRGGSRDFKHLSISEPFSTTSGLIPIQATQSSSQIKIGESYSCTLPMPRKMSMETRLTTVVENKTLPRINPLSILPPRAERPRVQAIFSHSAGENSTLLNFQEGDIILLLVTEAKDGWHYGENETTKMKGWFPFSYTRPFPSAEGANKLLSSKMNSSSTGNLDRAASPPAGSDGEDDLRFGASARICVSRQRPYSMLNPDLSQLTNEFGSRSASPSRINPFAHVKLKRTVTNDRSAPLIQ, from the exons ATGTCCCGCTCGGAGGAGGTGAACCGGCTGACCGAAAACGTCTATCGG GTGATTCTGGACCAGTTCAATCCAAGTTTAAGGAATTTTGTTACCATGGGGAAAAGTTATCAAAAATCCCTCTCAG GGGTTACTGTTGCTGCCAAAGGCTACTTCGATGCCTTGGTGAAACTTGGTGAGTTGGCCAGTGACAGCCAAGGATCCAAAGAGCTGG GTGATACCTTGTTCCAGATGGCTGAAGTCCACAGGCAGATGCAAGTACAGTTGGAGGAGACG CTGAAGTTTTTCCACTCTGAGATGCTATCCCAGCTGGAACACAAACTGGAACTGGATATCAAATATCTGATG GCTACCCTGAAAAAATACCAAGCAGAACATCGTGCCAAAACTGAATCAATTGAAAAATgtcagactgagctgaagaaactGCGGAAGAAATGCCAGAATAGCAAAAACCCAATGAAGTATGGGGATCGCGAAGTGCAG TATGTGGAAATCATGAGCGCCAAGCAGAGCGATCTGGATCAGTTTGTGGCGGAAGGCTACAAAGCAGCCCTGACGGAGGAACGGCGCCGGTACTCATTCCTGGTGGATCGCCAGTGTGCTGTTTCCAAGCACTTCAGCAATTATCACAATAAG GTGCGGGAGCTGTTGTCAGGCAGACTGCCCGTTTGGCAAACATCATGCACTCAACCTACTCGTTTACCAGAGCGGGCACTGGCTCTGGTCAAGCTTACCTCCAACAACACCACAGCTGGCATTTCTGTCTCCAAGACCCCGGAAGAACCTTTAGAACTGGGGCAAAATCAG CGGTCTTCAATCAAGGAAGGAACACTGCTGCTTAATGGAGATTTGCGCCGTGGACGAGGAGGATCCCGTGACTTCAAACACCTGTCAATCAGTGAGCCCTTCTCCACCACCTCAGGTCTGATCCCCATCCAGGCCACTCAGAGTTCTTCACAAATCAAGATTGGTGAAAGCTATTCTTGCACTCTGCCAATGCCACGCAAGATGTCCATGGAAACTCGCCTGACAACTGTAG TAGAGAACAAGACTCTGCCCCGCATCAATCCTCTTTCAATCCTGCCTCCACGTGCTGAGCGTCCAAGAGTCCAGGCAATCTTCTCCCATTCAGCAGGAGAGAACAGCACCCTTCTCAACTTCCAAGAGGGAGATATCATCCTTTTACTGGTGACTGAGGCAAAGGATGGCTGGCATTATGGGGAAAACGAGACAACCAAAAT GAAAGGTTGGTTTCCGTTTTCCTACACACGACCATTTCCTTCAGCTGAAGGAGCTAACAAACTACTCAGCAG CAAGATGAACAGTAGCAGCACAGGAAATTTGGATCGAGCTGCATCTCCTCCTGCTGGATCTGATGGGGAAGATGATTTAAGATTTGGTGCTTCAGCCCGTATCTGTGTATCTCGACAACGACCTTACAGCATGTTAAATCCTGACCTGTCACAG ttgACAAATGAGTTTGGAAGTCGATCTGCCTCTCCTTCAAG GATCAATCCCTTTGCTCATGTTAAGCTGAAGCGTACGGTGACCAATGACCGCTCAGCCCCACTCATCCAGTGA
- the LOC131198472 gene encoding brain-specific angiogenesis inhibitor 1-associated protein 2-like isoform X1, with the protein MAEVHRQMQVQLEETLKFFHSEMLSQLEHKLELDIKYLMATLKKYQAEHRAKTESIEKCQTELKKLRKKCQNSKNPMKYGDREVQYVEIMSAKQSDLDQFVAEGYKAALTEERRRYSFLVDRQCAVSKHFSNYHNKVRELLSGRLPVWQTSCTQPTRLPERALALVKLTSNNTTAGISVSKTPEEPLELGQNQRSSIKEGTLLLNGDLRRGRGGSRDFKHLSISEPFSTTSGLIPIQATQSSSQIKIGESYSCTLPMPRKMSMETRLTTVVENKTLPRINPLSILPPRAERPRVQAIFSHSAGENSTLLNFQEGDIILLLVTEAKDGWHYGENETTKMKGWFPFSYTRPFPSAEGANKLLSSKMNSSSTGNLDRAASPPAGSDGEDDLRFGASARICVSRQRPYSMLNPDLSQLTNEFGSRSASPSRINPFAHVKLKRTVTNDRSAPLIQ; encoded by the exons ATGGCTGAAGTCCACAGGCAGATGCAAGTACAGTTGGAGGAGACG CTGAAGTTTTTCCACTCTGAGATGCTATCCCAGCTGGAACACAAACTGGAACTGGATATCAAATATCTGATG GCTACCCTGAAAAAATACCAAGCAGAACATCGTGCCAAAACTGAATCAATTGAAAAATgtcagactgagctgaagaaactGCGGAAGAAATGCCAGAATAGCAAAAACCCAATGAAGTATGGGGATCGCGAAGTGCAG TATGTGGAAATCATGAGCGCCAAGCAGAGCGATCTGGATCAGTTTGTGGCGGAAGGCTACAAAGCAGCCCTGACGGAGGAACGGCGCCGGTACTCATTCCTGGTGGATCGCCAGTGTGCTGTTTCCAAGCACTTCAGCAATTATCACAATAAG GTGCGGGAGCTGTTGTCAGGCAGACTGCCCGTTTGGCAAACATCATGCACTCAACCTACTCGTTTACCAGAGCGGGCACTGGCTCTGGTCAAGCTTACCTCCAACAACACCACAGCTGGCATTTCTGTCTCCAAGACCCCGGAAGAACCTTTAGAACTGGGGCAAAATCAG CGGTCTTCAATCAAGGAAGGAACACTGCTGCTTAATGGAGATTTGCGCCGTGGACGAGGAGGATCCCGTGACTTCAAACACCTGTCAATCAGTGAGCCCTTCTCCACCACCTCAGGTCTGATCCCCATCCAGGCCACTCAGAGTTCTTCACAAATCAAGATTGGTGAAAGCTATTCTTGCACTCTGCCAATGCCACGCAAGATGTCCATGGAAACTCGCCTGACAACTGTAG TAGAGAACAAGACTCTGCCCCGCATCAATCCTCTTTCAATCCTGCCTCCACGTGCTGAGCGTCCAAGAGTCCAGGCAATCTTCTCCCATTCAGCAGGAGAGAACAGCACCCTTCTCAACTTCCAAGAGGGAGATATCATCCTTTTACTGGTGACTGAGGCAAAGGATGGCTGGCATTATGGGGAAAACGAGACAACCAAAAT GAAAGGTTGGTTTCCGTTTTCCTACACACGACCATTTCCTTCAGCTGAAGGAGCTAACAAACTACTCAGCAG CAAGATGAACAGTAGCAGCACAGGAAATTTGGATCGAGCTGCATCTCCTCCTGCTGGATCTGATGGGGAAGATGATTTAAGATTTGGTGCTTCAGCCCGTATCTGTGTATCTCGACAACGACCTTACAGCATGTTAAATCCTGACCTGTCACAG ttgACAAATGAGTTTGGAAGTCGATCTGCCTCTCCTTCAAG GATCAATCCCTTTGCTCATGTTAAGCTGAAGCGTACGGTGACCAATGACCGCTCAGCCCCACTCATCCAGTGA